A single genomic interval of Spinacia oleracea cultivar Varoflay chromosome 6, BTI_SOV_V1, whole genome shotgun sequence harbors:
- the LOC110790893 gene encoding zinc finger protein 11, with the protein MSNMKNNASIVVEEGEDTWVTNWPPRSYSCTFCRREFRSAQALGGHMNVHRRERARASLHHHHHNNNHHHNHNQSNIQTQVGSTTTTSPTSLFYELAATSSRYTNYNVNEISQEVVKIDNDEEDEDEAPIEELDLELRLGHIPPEKLFEKNNTNVSVLNFR; encoded by the coding sequence ATGTCAAACATGAAGAATAATGCAAGTATTGTTgtagaggaaggagaagacACATGGGTCACAAACTGGCCACCAAGGTCATATAGTTGTACCTTTTGTAGGAGAGAATTCAGGTCAGCTCAAGCCCTTGGTGGTCATATGAATGTCCACCGCCGTGAACGTGCCCGTGCCagcctccaccaccaccaccacaacaacaaccaccaccacaaccacaaccAGTCCAATATCCAAACCCAAGTCGGGTCCACAACCACCACTAGTCCAACATCCCTTTTCTATGAACTTGCGGCTACTTCTAGCAGGTACACTAATTATAATGTTAATGAGATTTCACAAGAGGTTGTTAAGATTGATAAtgatgaggaagatgaagatgaagcaCCCATTGAAGAACTCGATCTCGAGCTTCGATTAGGACATATACCACCTGAGAAATTGTTTGAGAAGAATAATACTAATGTGTCTGTTCTTAATTTCAGATGA